The following are encoded together in the Edaphobacter lichenicola genome:
- the rplX gene encoding 50S ribosomal protein L24 → MAGIKIKRNDKVEVIAGKDKGKQGRVLRVIAEKNRVLVEGVMMVKKHVKPNPQRNIKGGIAEQESTIHVSNVMLLDGDGKKSRVGSRFEGDTKVRFAKTSGATIAEKKK, encoded by the coding sequence ATGGCAGGCATCAAGATCAAGCGGAATGACAAGGTCGAAGTAATCGCAGGCAAGGATAAGGGCAAGCAGGGCCGAGTCCTTCGCGTCATCGCTGAAAAGAATCGCGTTCTGGTTGAAGGCGTGATGATGGTGAAGAAGCACGTGAAGCCGAATCCCCAGCGGAATATCAAGGGCGGCATCGCGGAGCAGGAGTCCACCATTCACGTCTCGAACGTGATGTTGCTCGATGGCGACGGGAAGAAGTCTCGCGTCGGATCGCGCTTTGAAGGCGACACTAAGGTACGCTTCGCGAAGACCAGCGGCGCCACGATCGCTGAGAAGAAGAAGTAA
- a CDS encoding EF-Tu C-terminal domain-related protein, whose protein sequence is SAKLPAGTEMCMPGDNIQLEITLHTPVAMEKGLRFAIREGGRTVGAGTISEIIK, encoded by the coding sequence TCGGCGAAGCTTCCTGCAGGCACCGAGATGTGCATGCCCGGCGATAACATCCAGCTGGAGATCACGCTGCACACGCCAGTCGCGATGGAGAAGGGGCTGCGCTTCGCTATCCGCGAAGGCGGACGCACCGTCGGAGCAGGCACCATCAGCGAGATCATCAAGTAA
- the rpsJ gene encoding 30S ribosomal protein S10: MAGQRIRIRLKAYDYRVLDTSTGEIVETAKRTGAQVAGPIPLPTMKNKYCVLRSPHVDKKSREAFEIRTHKRLIDILEPTQQTVDALMKLDLPAGVDVEIKTVQK; the protein is encoded by the coding sequence ATGGCTGGACAGAGAATCAGAATTCGTTTGAAGGCATATGACTACCGCGTGCTGGATACGTCGACCGGCGAGATCGTCGAGACGGCCAAGCGCACCGGAGCCCAGGTTGCGGGTCCCATTCCGCTGCCGACCATGAAGAACAAGTACTGCGTTCTTCGCTCGCCCCACGTGGACAAGAAGTCGCGCGAGGCCTTCGAGATCCGCACGCACAAGCGGCTGATCGACATCCTCGAGCCGACCCAGCAGACTGTGGACGCGCTGATGAAGCTCGATCTGCCTGCGGGCGTTGACGTAGAGATCAAGACGGTTCAGAAGTAA
- the rpmC gene encoding 50S ribosomal protein L29 yields the protein MEFEKIQNLSDDELKSEQAKAGEQLFRIRFQKSLGNNEGIKKLRTLKLDVARIKTVERQRTLAAEKAANPVVANVAPAKSTRTARKKAKKD from the coding sequence ATGGAATTCGAAAAAATTCAGAACCTCAGTGACGATGAGCTCAAGAGCGAGCAGGCCAAGGCCGGCGAGCAGCTCTTCCGCATCCGCTTCCAGAAGAGCCTCGGCAACAACGAGGGCATCAAGAAGCTGCGGACGCTCAAGCTGGATGTCGCCCGCATCAAGACCGTCGAACGGCAGCGCACCCTGGCCGCCGAGAAGGCCGCCAACCCCGTCGTCGCCAACGTTGCGCCGGCCAAGAGCACTCGCACCGCCCGCAAGAAAGCGAAGAAGGACTAA
- the rplR gene encoding 50S ribosomal protein L18, with protein MINPRQRNVIRQRVHTRIREKMSGTAERPRLNVYRSLNHIYTQLIDDLNGVTIASASSMGKKTEEKKYGGNIAAAAEVGKLIAERAKEKGIKKIVFDRGGYLYHGRVKALADAAREAGLDF; from the coding sequence ATGATCAATCCACGTCAGCGTAATGTGATCCGCCAGCGCGTTCACACCCGCATCCGCGAGAAGATGTCCGGTACCGCCGAGCGTCCACGCCTCAACGTCTATCGCTCGCTCAATCACATCTACACGCAGCTCATCGACGATCTCAACGGAGTCACCATTGCCTCTGCCTCCTCCATGGGCAAGAAGACCGAAGAGAAGAAGTACGGCGGAAACATCGCCGCGGCTGCCGAAGTCGGCAAGCTGATCGCCGAGCGCGCGAAGGAGAAGGGCATCAAAAAGATTGTGTTTGACCGTGGCGGCTATCTGTATCACGGCCGTGTGAAGGCTCTCGCCGATGCAGCCCGTGAAGCGGGTCTCGATTTCTAA
- the rplD gene encoding 50S ribosomal protein L4, translated as MANINVVNLAGAKVGEFELVDEVFAAEINDGLLWESVKHYRAALRQGTAATKNRNQVSGAGKKLWKQKGTGRARVGSIRTPLWRGGGTVHGPKPRSYEYAFPQKKLMGALRSAITAKINDGKFTIVDSFEVPEAKTKLFRTALDKLEAGKTTLLVESSRKLDEKLYLGSRNLQGVELVLSSEVHPYDLLRYEHAVFSKDAIEALQETLKKFVSKRSKATDERSKAAAQKEVA; from the coding sequence ATGGCAAACATCAACGTAGTAAATCTTGCTGGAGCCAAGGTCGGAGAGTTTGAACTCGTCGACGAGGTCTTCGCGGCAGAGATCAACGACGGTCTCCTGTGGGAGTCGGTCAAGCACTACCGTGCTGCTCTTCGGCAGGGAACCGCTGCTACCAAGAACCGTAATCAGGTTTCGGGTGCAGGCAAGAAGCTTTGGAAGCAGAAGGGAACCGGCCGTGCGCGTGTTGGTTCGATTCGGACTCCGCTCTGGCGTGGTGGTGGTACGGTTCACGGACCGAAGCCGCGCAGCTACGAGTACGCCTTCCCGCAGAAGAAGCTGATGGGCGCGCTCCGCTCGGCGATCACGGCGAAGATCAACGATGGCAAGTTCACCATCGTCGACTCGTTCGAGGTTCCCGAGGCGAAGACCAAGCTCTTCCGCACCGCGCTCGACAAGCTCGAAGCGGGCAAGACGACTCTCCTGGTTGAGAGCAGCCGCAAGCTGGACGAGAAGCTCTACCTCGGCTCGCGCAATCTGCAGGGTGTGGAACTGGTTCTCAGCTCTGAGGTTCACCCGTACGACCTGCTCCGTTATGAGCACGCCGTCTTCTCGAAGGATGCCATCGAGGCTCTTCAGGAGACTCTCAAGAAGTTTGTATCCAAGCGCAGTAAAGCAACAGATGAGCGCAGCAAAGCCGCCGCGCAGAAGGAGGTTGCGTAA
- the rpmD gene encoding 50S ribosomal protein L30, with translation MADTNAIAKIKLQYFRSKICTPVKHKLVIKGLGFTRLNQIVEREDTPSIRGMVAKVPHLVRVVD, from the coding sequence ATGGCTGACACCAACGCAATCGCCAAAATCAAGCTGCAGTACTTCCGTTCCAAGATCTGCACCCCGGTCAAGCACAAGCTCGTCATCAAGGGCCTAGGCTTTACCCGTCTCAACCAGATCGTCGAGCGCGAAGACACGCCATCCATTCGTGGCATGGTCGCAAAGGTTCCCCATCTCGTCCGCGTCGTCGACTAG
- the rpsQ gene encoding 30S ribosomal protein S17: MADTTNTAAATPEAQTSRRNEKVGLVVSTKMQKTIVVEIEMRKAHPKYKRVMKSNKKFYAHDEQNSARVGDVVRIREARPLSKLKRWSLEEIVRRSSLALAEEKSAAAVAAEAK; the protein is encoded by the coding sequence ATGGCAGATACAACCAACACCGCAGCAGCAACTCCCGAAGCTCAGACCTCGCGTCGCAATGAGAAGGTGGGTCTGGTCGTCTCGACCAAGATGCAGAAGACGATCGTCGTCGAGATCGAGATGCGCAAGGCGCACCCCAAGTACAAGCGCGTGATGAAGTCGAACAAGAAGTTCTACGCGCACGACGAGCAGAACTCGGCCCGCGTGGGCGATGTGGTTCGCATTCGCGAGGCGCGTCCTCTGTCGAAACTCAAGCGCTGGTCGCTTGAGGAGATCGTTCGCCGCTCCTCGCTCGCGTTGGCGGAAGAGAAGTCTGCAGCCGCTGTCGCTGCCGAAGCTAAGTAG
- the rplO gene encoding 50S ribosomal protein L15 has protein sequence MAIRNLSNLRAPKRANENKKRVGRGMGSGMGKTSTRGHKGQGSRSGSSLMRGFEGGQMPLHRRLPKRGFTNIFRVEYQVLGLDRVAEIVAAENVTEFTLDKIIELGLLRKKGALIKVLNNGEIKTAVTVHAHKFSKTAQEAIEKAGGKAILIG, from the coding sequence ATGGCAATCCGTAATCTCTCCAATCTCCGCGCCCCCAAGCGGGCGAACGAAAACAAGAAGCGTGTCGGCCGTGGTATGGGTTCGGGCATGGGTAAGACCTCCACCCGCGGCCACAAGGGTCAGGGCTCCCGCTCGGGTTCGTCCTTGATGCGTGGTTTTGAAGGCGGCCAGATGCCCCTTCACCGCCGTCTGCCCAAGCGCGGCTTCACCAACATCTTCCGTGTCGAGTACCAGGTCCTCGGCCTCGACCGCGTCGCCGAGATCGTTGCCGCTGAAAACGTCACCGAGTTCACCCTCGACAAGATCATCGAGCTTGGCCTTCTCCGTAAGAAGGGCGCTTTGATCAAAGTGTTGAATAACGGAGAGATCAAGACTGCCGTGACGGTTCACGCGCACAAGTTCTCGAAGACCGCCCAGGAGGCGATCGAAAAGGCCGGCGGCAAGGCCATCCTGATCGGCTAG
- a CDS encoding 50S ribosomal protein L23, whose translation MPTLYTVIRRPLITEKGMTVKETQNTLVFEVALKATKTEVKQAVETLFKVKVTGVRTTTVEGKERRRGKFAGYRPDWKKAYVRLKDGEKMPEYLNSL comes from the coding sequence ATGCCAACTCTCTATACCGTCATTCGCCGCCCCCTCATCACTGAGAAGGGCATGACCGTCAAGGAGACGCAGAACACCCTGGTGTTCGAAGTCGCCCTGAAGGCCACCAAGACCGAAGTCAAGCAAGCTGTTGAAACACTCTTCAAGGTCAAAGTCACTGGTGTTCGCACCACGACCGTTGAGGGCAAGGAGCGCCGCCGGGGTAAGTTTGCCGGCTACCGCCCCGACTGGAAGAAGGCTTACGTTCGCTTGAAAGATGGCGAGAAGATGCCGGAGTACCTCAACAGCCTCTAA
- the rplP gene encoding 50S ribosomal protein L16: protein MLMPKKVKFRKQQRGRMKGKAWRGSDLSFGDFGLKVMECGYITDRQIEASRIAMTRFIKRGGKVWLRLFPDKPITKKPAETRMGKGKGAPDHWVCVVRPGRILFEMEGVTPELAKEAMRLAAHKLPLKTSFVQRHDVKATVVTK from the coding sequence ATGTTGATGCCAAAGAAGGTCAAGTTCCGCAAGCAGCAGCGCGGACGAATGAAGGGCAAAGCGTGGCGCGGCTCCGATCTCTCCTTCGGCGACTTCGGCCTGAAGGTGATGGAGTGCGGTTACATCACCGACCGCCAGATCGAAGCCAGCCGTATCGCGATGACGCGTTTCATCAAGCGTGGCGGCAAGGTCTGGCTCCGTCTGTTCCCGGACAAGCCGATCACGAAGAAGCCTGCCGAAACCCGTATGGGTAAAGGTAAGGGCGCTCCGGATCATTGGGTCTGCGTTGTTCGTCCGGGCCGCATTCTGTTCGAGATGGAAGGTGTCACGCCGGAGCTTGCCAAAGAGGCGATGCGTCTCGCGGCACACAAGCTTCCGCTCAAGACCAGCTTCGTCCAGCGCCATGATGTCAAGGCGACGGTCGTTACCAAGTAA
- the rplB gene encoding 50S ribosomal protein L2, producing MPIKSFRPITPSLRFATKLVNDDITTDKPHKPLLGVKQRTGGRNNNGGLTMRHHGGGHKQKLRLIDFKRDKFGIPGTVATVEYDPNRSSRIALIHYADGEKRYIIQPIGLTVGQSIMSGPEADILVGNALPLKFIPTGTIVHNIELRPGKGAQMARSAGAQVNLIAKEGDYALLKLPSGETRKVLVECMATIGQVGNTDHENVTIGKAGRNRWKGIRPSNRGVSMNPVDHPHGGGEGKTSGGRHPVTPWGQPTRGYKTRNNKRTDVFIVKRRTK from the coding sequence ATGCCGATCAAATCATTTCGACCGATTACCCCATCACTCCGCTTCGCTACGAAGCTTGTCAACGATGACATCACGACGGACAAGCCGCACAAGCCGTTGCTCGGAGTCAAGCAGCGCACCGGCGGCCGCAATAACAACGGCGGTCTCACGATGCGTCACCACGGTGGCGGTCACAAGCAGAAGTTGCGCCTGATCGACTTCAAGCGCGACAAGTTCGGGATCCCCGGCACGGTTGCGACGGTTGAGTACGATCCTAACCGCAGCTCCCGTATCGCGCTGATCCACTACGCGGACGGCGAAAAGCGCTACATTATCCAGCCGATCGGTCTCACTGTCGGTCAGTCGATCATGAGCGGTCCAGAGGCCGATATCCTCGTCGGCAACGCTCTGCCGTTGAAGTTCATCCCGACCGGAACGATTGTGCATAACATCGAGCTTCGTCCGGGAAAGGGTGCACAGATGGCTCGTTCCGCTGGAGCCCAGGTCAACCTGATCGCGAAGGAAGGCGATTACGCTCTGCTGAAACTGCCTTCGGGCGAGACCCGCAAGGTTCTGGTTGAGTGCATGGCGACCATCGGCCAGGTTGGCAATACCGATCACGAGAACGTCACGATCGGTAAGGCGGGACGCAATCGCTGGAAGGGTATTCGCCCCTCCAACCGTGGTGTCTCGATGAACCCGGTCGATCACCCGCACGGTGGTGGTGAAGGTAAAACTTCGGGCGGTCGTCATCCTGTAACCCCCTGGGGTCAGCCGACTCGTGGATACAAGACCCGCAATAACAAGCGGACTGATGTGTTCATTGTGAAGCGTCGTACGAAGTAA
- the rpsC gene encoding 30S ribosomal protein S3, with product MGQKVHPYGLRLGINKPWKSRWFVERGYDKLLVEDVKLKAELREKLKAAGVSSVEVERPGNKLRLIIRTARPGIIIGRKGAEIDKLKADIQKRTSREVFIDILEVNKPELDAQLVAENIALQLEKRVSFRRAMRKSVDSALRFGCKGIKVRVSGRLNGNEIARSEWYLQGRLPLHTLRADIDYGFAEAHTTYGIIGVKTWVYRGDIYEQKKRRDQGVTTGAFAS from the coding sequence ATGGGACAGAAAGTCCATCCGTATGGGTTGCGCCTCGGCATCAACAAGCCGTGGAAGTCACGCTGGTTCGTGGAACGCGGCTATGACAAGCTGCTGGTCGAAGACGTCAAGCTCAAGGCTGAGCTGCGCGAGAAGCTGAAGGCGGCTGGTGTCAGCTCTGTTGAGGTCGAGCGCCCAGGCAACAAGCTGCGCCTGATCATCCGCACGGCGCGTCCGGGCATCATCATCGGCCGCAAGGGCGCCGAGATCGACAAGCTCAAGGCCGATATTCAGAAGCGCACCAGCCGCGAGGTCTTCATCGACATTCTCGAGGTCAATAAGCCCGAGCTCGACGCTCAGCTGGTTGCCGAGAACATCGCGCTGCAGCTTGAGAAGCGCGTCAGCTTCCGTCGCGCAATGCGCAAGTCGGTTGACTCGGCGCTCCGCTTTGGTTGCAAAGGCATCAAGGTCCGCGTCTCCGGTCGTCTGAACGGAAACGAGATCGCCCGCTCGGAGTGGTACCTCCAGGGCCGTCTGCCGCTGCACACGCTGCGTGCCGACATCGACTACGGTTTTGCCGAGGCGCACACCACCTACGGCATCATCGGCGTCAAGACCTGGGTCTATCGCGGCGATATCTACGAGCAGAAGAAGCGTCGCGACCAGGGTGTTACCACTGGCGCATTCGCAAGCTAA
- the rpsS gene encoding 30S ribosomal protein S19, producing the protein MSRSAKKGPFIDGHLMKKIEGMNQVNDKKVLRTWSRRSTIHPDFVGHTIAVHNGRKFIPVYVTENMVGHKLGEFSATRTFKGHSARAAETSAKPK; encoded by the coding sequence ATGTCACGTTCAGCGAAAAAAGGTCCTTTCATCGACGGTCACCTCATGAAGAAGATTGAGGGGATGAACCAGGTCAACGACAAGAAGGTACTGCGCACCTGGTCGCGCCGGTCCACGATTCACCCGGACTTCGTCGGCCACACCATTGCCGTGCACAACGGTCGCAAGTTCATTCCGGTCTATGTGACGGAGAACATGGTGGGTCACAAGCTTGGAGAGTTTTCGGCCACCCGCACGTTCAAGGGCCACTCCGCGCGCGCCGCTGAGACCTCCGCGAAGCCCAAATAA
- the rpsH gene encoding 30S ribosomal protein S8, with the protein MNLTDPVADFLTRIRNSIRARHQKLDVPASKLKAEIARILKEEGYIANYKPTEENGMKVIRVYLKYGPNNEAVIRDLQRVSRPGCRVYLGRDEIRRVQGGLGISIMTTPKGVMTGRQARREGVGGEILCEVW; encoded by the coding sequence ATGAACCTCACAGATCCAGTAGCAGACTTTTTGACCCGCATCCGTAACTCCATCCGTGCGCGTCACCAGAAGCTCGACGTCCCCGCCTCCAAACTCAAGGCCGAGATCGCCCGCATCCTCAAAGAAGAGGGTTACATCGCGAACTACAAGCCGACCGAAGAGAATGGCATGAAGGTCATCCGCGTTTACCTGAAGTACGGCCCGAACAACGAGGCTGTCATCCGTGACCTGCAGCGTGTGTCGCGTCCCGGCTGCCGTGTGTATCTTGGCCGCGACGAGATTCGCCGCGTTCAGGGCGGTCTCGGCATCTCCATCATGACCACCCCCAAGGGTGTCATGACCGGCCGCCAGGCACGTCGCGAAGGTGTTGGCGGCGAGATCCTCTGCGAAGTCTGGTAA
- the rplC gene encoding 50S ribosomal protein L3, which produces MSVVGILGKKVGMTQIFDERGDIHPVTVLKAGPCVITQLKTLAKDGYEAAQIGYVDFVKASKINKAMTGHFAKSNVPPVRMIKEVELEAVKTAEGEEKVTAKAGDRILVDIFNDERFVDVIGTSKGRGFAGVIRRHGFGGGPKSHGHMFQVQGSIGASSFPSRVFPGQRMPGHMGHAQITVRNLRIRGIDLEDNLLLVEGAVPGPRDGFVLISKAKAPPRERRGFAGAATKDALKASKKAAPSKKK; this is translated from the coding sequence ATGTCAGTAGTAGGAATTCTCGGAAAAAAAGTCGGCATGACGCAGATCTTCGACGAGCGCGGTGATATTCACCCTGTGACCGTCCTGAAGGCTGGCCCATGCGTGATCACCCAGCTCAAGACGCTCGCGAAGGACGGATACGAAGCCGCGCAGATTGGCTACGTCGACTTCGTGAAGGCTTCAAAGATCAATAAGGCGATGACTGGCCACTTTGCGAAGTCCAACGTTCCTCCGGTCAGGATGATCAAGGAAGTCGAGCTCGAAGCGGTGAAGACTGCTGAAGGCGAGGAGAAGGTCACGGCCAAGGCTGGCGATCGCATCCTGGTCGATATCTTCAACGACGAGCGTTTCGTCGACGTCATTGGCACCTCCAAGGGTCGCGGCTTTGCTGGCGTCATTCGCCGCCACGGCTTCGGCGGCGGTCCCAAGTCGCACGGCCATATGTTCCAGGTGCAGGGTTCGATCGGTGCTTCTTCGTTCCCCTCGCGCGTATTCCCCGGGCAGCGCATGCCGGGTCACATGGGCCACGCGCAGATCACGGTTCGCAACCTGCGTATTCGCGGTATCGATCTCGAAGACAACCTTCTGCTGGTTGAGGGCGCCGTGCCCGGCCCGCGTGATGGCTTCGTGCTGATCTCCAAGGCAAAGGCACCACCGCGTGAGCGTCGTGGATTTGCTGGCGCCGCAACGAAGGACGCTCTGAAGGCTTCCAAGAAGGCTGCACCGTCCAAGAAGAAATAA
- the rpsE gene encoding 30S ribosomal protein S5 — protein sequence MAMKKKIDANRLNLKDEVVSINRVTKVVKGGKNMSFAALVVIGDPAEGVVGYGSGKAKEVPQAIRKGIESAKKNLHKVNLTESTIPHQVLGHFGAGQVMLKPAPEGTGVIAGKTVRAVMTAAGVQNVLTKSLGSANPHNVIKATFDALIQLRNKAEVAALRGKAVEEL from the coding sequence ATGGCAATGAAGAAAAAAATCGATGCGAACCGCCTCAATCTGAAGGATGAGGTCGTTTCGATCAACCGCGTCACCAAGGTCGTCAAGGGCGGTAAGAATATGTCCTTCGCCGCGCTGGTCGTTATCGGCGACCCGGCGGAAGGCGTGGTCGGCTACGGCTCGGGCAAGGCCAAGGAAGTTCCCCAGGCGATCCGCAAGGGGATCGAGTCTGCCAAGAAGAATCTGCACAAGGTTAATCTGACCGAGAGCACGATTCCTCACCAGGTCCTCGGCCACTTCGGCGCAGGCCAGGTGATGCTCAAGCCCGCCCCGGAAGGTACTGGCGTCATCGCCGGCAAGACGGTTCGTGCTGTGATGACCGCCGCTGGTGTGCAGAACGTGCTGACCAAGAGCCTCGGCTCGGCGAACCCGCACAACGTCATCAAGGCTACGTTCGATGCTCTGATCCAGCTTCGCAACAAGGCCGAAGTCGCCGCCCTGCGCGGTAAGGCAGTGGAAGAGCTCTAA
- the rplE gene encoding 50S ribosomal protein L5, with protein sequence MAARLKQKYETEIKQALGKELNITNAMAIPKLEKIVINMGLGEATQNVKIMDPLVADLAAIAGQKPVTTKAKKSIAAFKVREGMPIGAMVTLRGDTMYEFLDRLISIALPRVRDFRGVSSKSFDGRGNYTLGLRDQLIFAEIDYAKVDKLKGMNVTIVTTAKDDNGARALLKSFGMPFRVGA encoded by the coding sequence ATGGCAGCACGTCTGAAGCAGAAGTACGAGACCGAGATCAAGCAGGCGCTGGGCAAAGAGCTCAATATCACCAACGCCATGGCGATCCCGAAGCTCGAGAAGATCGTCATCAACATGGGTCTCGGCGAAGCCACCCAGAACGTCAAGATCATGGATCCCCTGGTGGCCGATCTTGCCGCCATTGCCGGTCAGAAGCCTGTGACCACCAAGGCCAAGAAGTCCATCGCAGCCTTCAAGGTGCGCGAGGGCATGCCCATCGGCGCGATGGTGACTCTGCGCGGCGACACCATGTACGAGTTTCTTGACCGCCTCATCTCGATCGCTCTTCCCCGCGTCCGCGACTTCCGCGGCGTCTCGTCGAAGAGCTTCGATGGCCGCGGCAACTACACCCTTGGCCTGCGCGATCAGCTGATCTTCGCTGAGATCGACTATGCCAAGGTCGACAAATTGAAGGGTATGAACGTCACCATCGTCACGACGGCGAAGGATGACAACGGTGCCCGCGCCCTGCTGAAGAGCTTTGGTATGCCCTTCCGCGTTGGAGCATAA
- the rplN gene encoding 50S ribosomal protein L14 has translation MSVQMRTMLDVADNSGARKLQVILPLGGGLGKKAGLGDVVTAAVKEASPDGTVKKGKVVKAVIVRTRKEYRRRDGTYIRFDQNAAVVINDANEPVGTRVFGPVARELREKKFLKIVSLAPEVI, from the coding sequence ATGTCAGTACAAATGAGAACAATGCTTGACGTAGCCGATAACTCTGGCGCGCGCAAGTTGCAGGTGATCCTGCCCCTCGGTGGTGGTCTCGGCAAGAAGGCAGGCCTGGGCGACGTCGTCACCGCAGCTGTCAAGGAAGCCTCTCCCGATGGCACCGTCAAGAAGGGGAAGGTCGTCAAGGCTGTGATCGTCCGTACGCGCAAGGAGTATCGCCGCCGCGATGGAACGTACATCCGCTTCGACCAGAACGCCGCTGTCGTCATCAACGATGCCAACGAGCCGGTCGGAACCCGCGTGTTTGGACCGGTTGCCCGTGAGCTTCGCGAGAAGAAGTTTTTGAAGATCGTCTCGCTCGCACCTGAGGTCATCTAG
- the rplV gene encoding 50S ribosomal protein L22, whose translation MAKAAEKIREFRAEAKFQRTSPQKAKLVLDLIKGLRVEQALNTVHFSTKRMAPVVEKVLRSAIQNATYVSQEQGLDVDVDNLYVRTAIANEGPRMKRIRPAPMGRAFRYQRRLAHIIVTVAEKKSATAISAAADATPAPAAKKGTKKAASKTAAKPAVKKAAAKKPAAKKAAK comes from the coding sequence ATGGCGAAGGCAGCAGAAAAAATCAGAGAGTTCCGCGCAGAAGCGAAGTTTCAGCGTACCAGCCCGCAGAAGGCGAAGCTTGTCCTGGATCTGATCAAGGGACTACGCGTCGAGCAGGCGCTCAATACCGTTCACTTCAGCACCAAGCGCATGGCGCCCGTGGTGGAGAAGGTTCTGCGTTCGGCGATCCAGAACGCGACTTACGTCTCGCAGGAGCAGGGGCTCGACGTCGATGTCGACAACCTCTACGTCCGCACCGCGATCGCGAACGAAGGTCCGCGCATGAAGCGCATCCGCCCTGCTCCAATGGGCCGCGCCTTCCGCTACCAGCGCAGGCTCGCACACATCATCGTCACCGTTGCTGAGAAGAAGTCGGCCACTGCGATCAGCGCAGCTGCCGATGCGACTCCAGCCCCGGCCGCGAAGAAGGGCACCAAGAAGGCAGCCAGCAAGACTGCGGCAAAACCCGCAGTCAAGAAGGCTGCCGCCAAGAAACCCGCAGCGAAAAAGGCCGCGAAGTAA
- the rplF gene encoding 50S ribosomal protein L6, translating into MSRIGKKPIALPAGVKYTVSENGNTVMVEGPKGKVSAMLPGGITLVQKDGHLITERQTDKQAAFHGLARALVFNAVTGVTTGWTKEIDIVGIGYRAELKGKNMVVFTLGYSHPIEFPLPTGISVEIDPKQTHLTVSGIDRQKVGQIAADMRSLRKPDPYKNKGVRYTGEKLKKKVGKTGAK; encoded by the coding sequence ATGTCACGTATTGGTAAGAAGCCGATCGCTCTACCCGCCGGCGTCAAGTACACGGTCAGCGAGAACGGCAACACTGTAATGGTTGAAGGGCCCAAGGGCAAGGTCAGCGCGATGCTGCCTGGCGGCATCACTCTCGTCCAGAAGGATGGCCACCTGATCACCGAGCGCCAGACCGACAAGCAGGCGGCGTTTCACGGCCTCGCCCGCGCGCTGGTCTTCAACGCTGTCACCGGCGTCACCACCGGCTGGACCAAAGAGATCGACATCGTCGGCATCGGATACCGCGCCGAGCTGAAGGGGAAGAACATGGTGGTCTTCACCCTGGGCTACTCTCACCCCATCGAGTTTCCGCTGCCCACCGGCATCTCCGTTGAGATCGACCCCAAGCAGACTCACCTCACCGTCTCCGGCATCGACCGGCAGAAGGTGGGCCAGATCGCTGCCGACATGCGCTCTCTCCGCAAGCCCGACCCTTACAAGAACAAGGGCGTCCGCTACACCGGCGAGAAGCTGAAGAAGAAGGTCGGTAAGACCGGAGCCAAGTAA
- a CDS encoding type Z 30S ribosomal protein S14, producing MATTAKRVKDARKPKFKSRQHNRCQLCGRPRAFLRKFGVCRLCFRSLALKGEIPGVVKSSW from the coding sequence ATGGCAACTACAGCAAAACGCGTCAAAGACGCAAGGAAACCGAAGTTCAAGTCTCGCCAGCACAACCGCTGCCAGCTCTGCGGTCGTCCCCGCGCCTTCCTGCGGAAGTTCGGCGTATGCCGTCTCTGCTTCCGCTCGCTCGCCCTCAAGGGAGAAATTCCGGGCGTTGTGAAGTCGAGCTGGTAG